The Solanum dulcamara chromosome 2, daSolDulc1.2, whole genome shotgun sequence region AACAAATATATCCTtcatcataaatttttcatatattttttaaaaattttgaatttcaattattgtaacttataatatttttttatgtagttTACAAATacataaatttcatttttaaaaaatttaaaaattctatGCGTAAATTTCCAATCGAACGTAAACCGtttgactttaaaaaaaataaatgaaaagtgGCACATTTATAAAATGCCACGTCACCATTGTTATCCAGTGGACTTATCTTGTTCAATTCATCCATTATCTCACTGTCTGAATATCCATAGCATTATTTTCAGTATCACAAACTCAGAATTGacaatttataataataataataatatatgtataatctCCTAATCTTTGAACTATAAAATTCAATTGGAAATGCATTCATCATCTATTTTATCTCCTTCAAATTGCTCAGTACTGAAGAGATCACACAAAAATCAACTCGAGAAATTGTGTTTTGCGCCATTGAAGAATCTTCGGTTCTGTGGACTGAGAAATGAGATTTTTGCGCTTTCGTTTTCTAAGCTTAAACGATGTGAGACTCAGAGAGTGAGGAATTTTCTCAGGAAAAAAGTAGTATCAGCTTCGGTACTGGCGAAAAATGGCAATGCTCCGACGTCGTTTGATTATGATTTAGTCATAATTGGTGCTGGTGTTGGTGGTCATGGTGCTGCACTACATGCTGTGGAGAAGGTACGAGTActgtatatttttgaaaattttatcttATCTTAGTCCACTCTTATTCGTGAGTATAGTTGTCCAATTTGGAAAACCCAGTAGATTTATCATTTAATTCCTAATTTACCTTTGTTATtagtcataatacataaacgTGTTGGCATCTATGCCTCCAACTTTGGGGGTGCATAaatacacacttaaactattgAATTTGTATGCATTTCCCGAAATATACAGATTGAAATAGGAGCCGGTTCGTCAGAAAGCTTTTGAAAACGTAGTGCACCAGGTAAATAAGGAACAAGATGAATGCAGAGGTTAAACGAGCATCCCACACCCAAAAGGTGCCCCCACATAGGTTTTCCCCGAACCCCCGGGTAACTAAGGTAAAGAGCATAGAAAAAGCACCTATTTCTCTACCAGTTCTGGAAGAGCGAAGAAAAAGGGGATGTTTTGTTAATAGGAACAAATAGGTGTTTATAGCCGTAACGATATAAACAAGAATACTCATCCGAGCCGCAGGAACATGTACATACGGAATACGAGAATTTCCACCTTGTTGAAGATCTAGTGGTGCTACCCAAAAACTTAAATGAATAGCCATCACTGTTAAGAACAACCCAGATCCAATGAGAATTTGCGAGACCTGTCAAGTTCCCACTTGATCCTGCAAGTCTATAGTCTATACTTCTTGCTTTGACAACAATCGTTGGTTTCTTGCTTGATTGGAAGGACTGATGCAATTATACCTTTCCTATTCTCGCTACTACTTACTATTACTACGTAAATAGTTTCTTTTAGCATTCGTCCTTCAAAGAGCTTTATTCGCTCCTTACTTAGCTTAGGAGTGGGGGAAactgaacaacaacaacaacaacgacccagtgaaatcccacaacgtggggtctggggagggtggagtgtacgcagacttgactcctaccaaggtaggacggctgtttccaagagaccctcggctcagtaaaatcagataaaaaagaagtcagataagaataaggagttcaaagcgatatagaAAAGCAAGATAGggcaatcaaagtacagaaagtaatgaaagtaataaatgataataGATATCAGACCAtaggaaattatagtgcgctaatacgGCTACTAATAAGagagaataacgagactatgaactagccaaGTGGGGGAAACTGAACATCAATCAAATAAGTAGGTTTATTTGAATTTGTTATATTCAAAGGGAAGTTGAACAAGTAAACAATGCATTTCCCGAAATATTGAATTTGTTATATTCAAAGGGTGATATAGTATAATTATCATTCTGTTTATTGTTCCTAGGAGGTGTGTCAAGTCAATACTAGAAGTGGATAAGTAAAAATGGTTTACTTATCATTTCTTGTGATTCCATACTGTAAAGATATGACGCCTGACTCCTTAGCCTAATTCAAcctcaaaagctagctcatgatgAAAGGATTgtccaagtccatataaggagACCACCAGTCCATTCCCCAACCAATGTGGGTAAAAGGTCCCACATTGAGAGACCACCGGTCCATTCTCCAACCAATATGATACTTTTTACCTACTCTAGCACCCCAAGTAACTTTAAttgactttttttattttaaaaaattgctaTTGGATGCTAGGAGCATTGCAACTCTACTTTGTGTATTTTCTGAATATCtctctttcaatttcaaaagATTAATTAATCTGGTTTGGTTTAACTCTGAAAGttatttaatttgaaatttcaaaattgaGGCAGAAGGTGTATGAATTTTGAACATTTTCTTGAGGCTAAGGGGATTCATGAATGGAAATGAAGAGTAATAGGTAGCGGCTACGTGAACAGCGCCCACAACATTGCAAacaagaggaaggagaagtcatAACGAGGTTTCtataggtgaacctgcggaatgGTCATTAGACTTTAGATGAAGGCGAAGTCATAATGAGGTTTctgtaggtgaacctgcggaatgGACATTGTTGAAGCCTGCAAAGCATAACAACCAGGGAACTTGTTTAACCACTGCGGAATGGCGGGGTTGGGATACTTTCCCCCCCTTCATGCACTTCCCTCCTATCCCTGGCACATGGTCATGTGCCTGCTTGGTGATTAACAAACCCCTGCACAAAAAGCGCCAAGGAAAACTAAATTGATAGGCTGCCTTTCGCGTCCCGTTCAGACCTTGACTGTACAAGTTCTTACCATCTCATTTTGctttttccagatttttctCACATTTGTAAAACTTTGTTCCTTGGGTATCACCAATCTGCTGCAAAGTAAAAGTTCTTACTAATATCCTAACTGACATTAGGATTCTTTGGACCAGTACGATTTGTCTCTTATTCTCATTAAAACATGGTTTTTTACAGGCTATTGGACTTTTTTTAGGCCTTCACAAATTGATTGCACCAACATAATCCTAGCAACAATGAGTTACTGTTCACTTATTTGCGTGACAGTGTGGAGGGAATAGGAAGGATACGAATCGgtagaagaaagagaaaaattcTATGGACTCAAATCCGCACTGCACTTTGTAGTTAGATTCAACAGCCTCATGTCTTTGTCTCTTCACTTGCATAAATAGCATTATTGACCATTGAGCATGTTGTCTATCCACAGTTACTTGTTAGTTCTATCGTAGTTGTGATGACTGAAACTTTATACTATCCTTTCAGGGTCTTAAAACAGCTATCATTGAAGGAGATGTAATCGGCGGAACTTGTGTAAACAGAGGTTGTGTTCCTTCTAAGGCACTTCTTGCAGTTAGCGGTAGGATGCGGGAACTTAAGAATGAACACCACTTGAAGGCTTTGGGTATACAGGTGATTCCATTTATTATGCTAAATATCTCTGCATGACTAGGGATGTATCTGCAGCAATGAGCAGTTAAATATTTGAACTCGTTTATATTAGTACTCTGGACCAAATATTAATCTCTCCGTTGCTTTACATATTATGGTGTTTGAATTCACACATTGTTTAAGTTATTAATTTGACTTATGCATGTATTGTATTAGTGGTAGCAGAAGAAAATATAATTGTGGGCGAAAAGATTGATAGAGAAACATCATATCcagttttaaatttgaatatgtAAATGATATGACTTCTTGAAAGTTGTGAAAGTTGTATGGAGTTATATACTAGTGGAATTATTTCAAATGTTTTGATATGTCCTAAAATGGAAAAAGtgtcaaataaattgaaacggcGGAATATACACAGTTTGTTACTTACTTATGATATGTCATTTGGCTGTTGTCTTGGAGAACTTTGTATACCGTTTAAAGAACTATTCTGAAAATTGGCAAATATTGTCTGTTGGCCATACACTTTCCAATCCACTTTCTTCAGTTTGCTTCTAATTTGCCTTTTTATAAAGCAAATCGactttgatttttgaataatccaCGTCACTTCTAGACGTCCTCATAAATATGGCCGAGTCTGTTGATTGATGAGTGTCTGCTGATTGACCAATCTCTTCTATGTCAATGACAGGTTTCAGGTGCTGCCTATGATAGGCAAGCAGTTGCTGATCATGCTAATAATCTTGCCTCGAAAATTCGTAATAACTTGACAAACTCTCTAAAGGCACTTGGTGTGGACATTTTGACTGGAATGGGTACTATAGTGGTAAGTCAACCTGTGCTGTGAAACGTATATCCATTAAGAACTTATTCTACTTTCAATCTTAAACTACATGCTGATAGAATACTTCAGGGTCCTCAAAGGGTGAAGTATGGAAAAGTTGGTTTTTCTGGCAGTGAAGTTACCGCAAGGGATATAATAATTGCTACTGGTTCTGTCCCTTTTGTTCCAAGAGGCATTGAAGTTGATGGTAAATTTTCTTTATACTTTCCGTGCTTACTACATTGTTGTCAAGATACCTTGAAAATTACGTGTGGTCTGACATTTCAGGCTTTCTTCTGTGGCATAGTACATAAACAAACACTCAAACTTGGCCTCAGCTAGCAAGTAAGCACTTCAACTATGAGAGTGCATATCTAGACACCTTAACTTAGTCTCAACTGACAACTGAATGCTCCAACTCGTCCCCACTGTGTCTCATGAACACTTGACGCTGACTTGACACATAAATTTTGGAGGTGCCTAGatgatcattttgtaagttGAATCACTCAACTGACATAGTAGAGACgagttgaggtgtctagatgtGCATAATCAAAGTTGGAGTGTTTACGTGCCAGTTGAGACCAAGTTTGAGTGTATGTTTATGGATTATGCCTTCTTCTTTTAAGATGCAGTACCTTTGGAAGGTGAATCCTCATCATTAGTCATACAATTCATATTCATTTTCAGGGAAGACCGTGATTACCAGTGACCATGCTCTCAAACTGGAATTTGTCCCTGAATGGATAGCTATAGTAGGAAGTGGTTATATTGGACTTGAATTCAGTGATGTGTATACCGCACTTGGTAGTGAGGTAGTTTTGCCTCTTTTAAATATCTAATTCATTTTCTTAAGACTGCTATTCCTTCCTTCCGCCTTTGAATGTTGTTGTTAGGCAAAATTGGATAAATCAAACCTCTAGCTAAAACTTGATGACTCTTATCGAAAAGGTTTGACCTTTTTTGCAAGTCATTTTGTTTCAATTGGGAAAACTGAAATCTAATTTTTATGCACTTAATATTCGGCTATTCAATTTGTTTCAGAATGGCATCAACCTTTGAAACTGAAACTTGCCATTTGAAAAGGAACCTGAACCAAATGTGCCATTTCAAACATATTCgtcttttctttcctttgtgATGTGATCATTTGTCTTGTATCACACAAGATGTTGTGGTGACTATTCTCTTTCTTGTTTCCATGTAGCTGCATCTCGTTTCCTTCTTTGCGAAACATTACATTTCAAAATTCTGACCGGTCTTATTGTCCAATCTTTGAATTGTTTATGTTACTTGTTGTCTAACGCCTCCATCCTAAAATCTTGCATATTGAAAGTTTTGCTGATTGCAATCTTAGTATATCCTAGGTTCAGAATGGCTTAGCTTTTGACCTTTTCCTAAGCTTTACTTCGTCTCTGCTTGCTAAGAAAACAAGCCTTGCTTTCCTTTTTCAAGCACAAAAAGGATAAAGTCTCAGACCCAAACTTGTTGAGGTCTGTTGAGGTCTGCTATATGAATCTTCACTATCCATTTTGATCCATTTGAACCCGTTTCGTACGTATAGATAGAATTCATCACAGACTAACTGGTTTAACGCTGGCTGTATCAACCTACCGCAACCTCTTTTATCCGGACTTGAGACCGGCAAAATGAGCAAAACTCACACAAGTGGTAGAGTTGTTCTTAAATTAaactacaataacaacaacatacccagtgtaatcccacaagtgggatctGGGAAGGGTAGTGTGTATGCAGCCGTTACTCCTAGAGAGACTGcttccgatagaccctcggctcaagtaaaGCACAGTATGAAGAGGGAGATACAACAATGAAGCAGTTATGTTGAACATAATGGAGAAGAGAACAATAGCAACAATAGTTGTTTAACCTTGCCCTTCGCTTGTTTGAAATATTCTTAGAGCCTAATCTTCCACTAAAAGACCCTCAACAATTTTGAAGTTCTCTTTAAAACGCCAGCTAACTAACAGTCATTTTGTTCACAGGTTACTTTTATTGAAGCTCTAGATCAACTTATGCCCGGATTTGATCCAGAGATTAGTAAGTTAGCCCAAAGGATTCTGGTAAATCCAAGGAAAATTGATTATCACACTGGAGTGTTTGCAACGAAGGTATTGATCACTCTGTTTTATGCAACTTCCACCACAAGTTTCCAAATATCTTAACTATCTTCCCAAATAATTCGTACAGATCACCCCGGCAAAGGATGGGAGACCAGTTGTTATTGAGCTAACTGATGCCAAGACTAAAGAAGTAAAGGACACTTTGGAGGTAATACAATATTATTGtgcttttttcctttttggttttttttttaaaacatgtaCAGCATTTCACAAAATTTTGTCTGAAGGACATTGCTTTAGGTTTATACTTTTAGAGTCTTTTAATTGTCTTTAACAATCAAAATTAGGTTATTTTAACTTAACATGTTATTTTAAGTTATTGATAACATTCAATTATACCTCTTGAATCGAAATATAGACGATCGTTAGCaatatatttacccaactaagagtagGGGTCGATCCCACATGGAATAGATTGAAAAAATTCTATTAGCTAACCCATCTCAGTTGTAATTACTATTTCCAGAAAATAGAAGTGCATAAAATAAAAGTGGGGGTTTGGGTTTTGATTGAAGAACAATTAAGAGTGTAAGTGGGGTTTTTGGTTTTGATTGAAGAACAATTAGGAGTGTAATGACAAGTAAACAAGGCTTAGTTTGTAAACAGTATGAAGACTAGGCTAGGGTTATGTTCCCCATGGCGTATAACTTAATAGACAAATCGTATTCATGGTATCGTTCAATGCAttacatgcaaaatctagcgagttaggtaatatctaattcacctctcggtccttcttagacgtacttcattcatctcctcccgaTCTCAGAATATGTGCTTTACAAACCCTCACTATagatctcagagtactatctccaACCTGTCTCAAGTAACTTGGATGAAGTTTTGTTCCTCCGAATTTCTGTTATGAtaatcttttcctaatcacttcCTCCCTCTCGGGCAAGTAATGAATACGGGCAGGTTCTCAATGCGTGCACTCATTAAGAAAGACTTTTAGTTGAAGAAAACCACAATATATGCAAAACAAATCACGAAAATCAATCCTACGTTTGCCTACCTTGTTGTgtcgtcatggttcccacaaaccTAGTTGTGGGATTAGCCTTGCATAGTtatgataaataaatcaataaaggATGAAGAAATCATGTGTATAAGGCTCACAAATATCAACGAATCAAACTTACAATTGAATAATGAATCCTTGAATGAAATCTCCAAGACAATATCCAAAAGAAAGCACAAAATAGTTGTGTCCTTATGCTACTTCCCAGGCGTGTATTGAAGGAATCCAAGGATCAAAAGTTGAGTTAAAGTCGTGTGTTATAGCCTCAATACCATAGGAAAACGTTACCCTAAGACTAGAACAAAGTGGTGTAATTATAGAAGTTGAAACCTAGTCCTAAACTAACTAGGAAACCTCAAAAAGTTGTGCTTCGAGTGAACTGGACGGCAcacaccacggctcgtggtggcTTCCTTGGCCATTTGAAGGCTGGCCTCTCCAATACGGCACCCACCACGGCCAATAGCGGGCACCACGGCCAGTGGTGAGGCCTCATGGTGGTTGCCTTAGCATTTTGGTGGCCTATCTTGTTTGTATGGAACCCACCACGGCCAGTAGTGATCACCGCGGACCATGGTGAGGCTCGTGGTGGTTGCCCTTGGTCCAAACATGCTGCTCCTGTCTCCAAATGGCCAGTACAAGGTTCTTCATGGCATGGTAAAGTTCGTTGTCCGCTTTCTCCTTTCAAGTTGTCACAAAACCTCACTAAGATCAAGTCAATTTAACACTTCTTGTGTACTTTGTTTTCCTTGTGCTCTATTCTCCACACCACGACACCACCTTAGTCTAAACTCAATCAAATTTCCACATAAACTAGTCCAAGGATCATCAACTCAAGCACACTTCAATTTCCCTGAAAACTAAAcaaaacacatatcaaactaacaaagcGCGCTTGAGAACTAACAATAATTCTACGTTTTGAGCGTCGTAAATGTCGTCTTTTGCAGACACATCAGCTAtgtgtattttattattaagtAGTGTTAGGACAAGTTGTGTTCTATATATTCTTGTTGTTTTCGAATTTGTAGACATATTTTGCATGTTTTAATAGcaattttatttcatttctaTTGCACATCCAATGAAGTTGAACCTTTAATATGCAACATATACTTCGGTGTACTTTATTCTCCGAGTGTCTATGAAATATCTGACAATGTGAATGAAAAAAGGCGCAAATGGagaataacaaaaatatatatgtttagtccaagactacTAATTATGAATGACAAACATATGGAcaagaatttgaatttttttaggataaagtgaaatatcaattaaaGCGCACATTAAGCGAGGCAAAACGCTCAACACTTTATGAGCCGCACTTCAAGGCTTAAGCCTACTTTGACAACACCATATGAGGAAAAGTTGAActccttatatggacttgggcaATCATGCCCTCATGAGatagcttttggggttgagttagaccCAAGATCAATTTCTTGACGACTATACTTCATAAATCCTAAAGGACCTAAAACGGAATTGtgatatttttattagtttgCAGGTTTGTGAAAAAAACCAAGTGAGTGACctctgttttcttttttttaggtTGATGCAGCTCTAATTGCAACTGGTAGAGCTCCCTTCACGAATGGTCTAGGCCTGGAGAATGTATGTCTTCGTATAAAAACATATACAATAGTCTATATCCATACCAGGATTTTGTGCATTTTAATGGTCAACTTTTGCAGATTAACGTGTTGACACAACGAGGTTTTATTCCTGTTGATGAGCGTATGCGAGTTGTTGATGCTGATGGAAAATTGGTTAGTTGGAACTACTCTATTGTCGATATGCTTTCACATGGCTGTTAATGTTCTAATAATACTTTTACCACTAGGTACCTCACCTTTATTGCATTGGTGATGCAAATGGTAAAATGATGCTTGCTCATGCAGCCAGTGCTCAGGGAGTATCTGGTGCGTATTGAATCAGGTTACGAATATCTTCTATACAAGTCAAACGTTTTCCTTTAAAATCGACATCATGTTTCAACTCATTATGACCTTTTCTTATGAAATAGTTGTCGAACAAGTCTCTGGAAGAGACCACGTGCTTAACCATTTGAGCATTCCAGCTGCTTGTTTTACTCATCCTGAAATCAGCATGGTTGGGTTGACAGAGGTGAAAACTGAATTTCTTTCTGGACTGCTTTGTGATGAGAGAGCACTTAGATTTTGTGGTCTCCTTCTTGATAATGCTCTCATTATGTTCAAGTTCTTTGCGAACTTGTTAATAATTGGAGGAGGATATTGAATACTTCAACGTACTCACAAATCATTATTTCCATGGCTGATGGGATGAACTAGGTGGCAAACTGCTTTTACTTAGTTTTGTCTTTAACTGGCTCCTGCATTTTGCAGCCGCAAGCTCGAGAGAAAGCTGTAAAGGAGGGATTTGAGATAAGCATTGCAAAAACAAGCTTTAAGGCAAACACAAAGGCACTGGCAGAAAATGAAGGGGAAGGACTTGCAAAGGTTCTACTCATCCTTTACCtctctctttttgtttttatatctGTGGTGTATGGGTCAGCTTTTgtgcacctcgactaattccatgAGATACCTATCACCTCCTACCAGGGACGGGTACcaggtaactctgtccaccaagaCTAGAACAGATGGGAAGAAATTACTTAGTATTTTGTCTCTCTTGGAATTTGAACCTGAGACGTCATGGTGCTCAACCCACTTCATGGCCATCAAGCTACACCCTAGGGTGCTACTCTTCTTTTGCCTCTTTTCCGCAGTCATTTTCATGAAGTAGCATAATCTGCTAGTTCCAATGGATTCTCTCTGTAGATAGCCACTTTATGATTCTGATTTCCTACTTCTGTTGCTCcctttcctttttaatctttACATCATATGACTAGAAAAATGTTGCATGCTCTTAGATAGCATTTTCATTCATCAGTTAGCTAATACTAACCAAACAATTGCATTTCAAACATCAGAAACCAAAATGGTTGAGATTCATGTGTTCATCGAATGTTGAGTTGATACAGCTAGATATTTGGTTATATATACGATCTGACGTGCGGATACATTTATCATTAATCTGCCATATTCAAATTGGGTTTTGGATTGAGATATCCTAACAATTGTTTACTGCTTCTTTGATATATATAGTTGATATACAGACCAGACAACGGGGAGATTATTGGAGTTCATATCTTTGGTCTGCATGCTGCTGACCTTATTCATGAAGCATCCAATGCCATAGCGTTGGGAATGTCCATTCAGGTTATTCATAATGCGAAGCTATTTATCTCAAGTTTATCTAATTTGTTCCCGCTCTTTTGGTTTGGGACTTGGGAGTTTCAGTTTTGCTCCCACCTTTCTGCTCTCTTGATGACTCAAACCCATAACCTTAGGATTGGAGGTGGAGAGTGTTTACCATCTGAGCAGCCCCTCTTGTCGAGGGTTGATTATTTTTTGTTGTGATAAACCTTGCAGGATATAAAGTTTGCAGTGCATGCTCATCCAACATTGTCTGAAGTCCTTGATGAACTATTCAAAGCTGCTAAGGTAAGCCTTTCATTCTCAATAATTGATATCACTGATATGACATACTAGGCGGCGAAGTAAATCAGACTTT contains the following coding sequences:
- the LOC129880918 gene encoding dihydrolipoyl dehydrogenase 1, chloroplastic-like isoform X1, whose protein sequence is MHSSSILSPSNCSVLKRSHKNQLEKLCFAPLKNLRFCGLRNEIFALSFSKLKRCETQRVRNFLRKKVVSASVLAKNGNAPTSFDYDLVIIGAGVGGHGAALHAVEKGLKTAIIEGDVIGGTCVNRGCVPSKALLAVSGRMRELKNEHHLKALGIQVSGAAYDRQAVADHANNLASKIRNNLTNSLKALGVDILTGMGTIVGPQRVKYGKVGFSGSEVTARDIIIATGSVPFVPRGIEVDGKTVITSDHALKLEFVPEWIAIVGSGYIGLEFSDVYTALGSEVTFIEALDQLMPGFDPEISKLAQRILVNPRKIDYHTGVFATKITPAKDGRPVVIELTDAKTKEVKDTLEVDAALIATGRAPFTNGLGLENINVLTQRGFIPVDERMRVVDADGKLVPHLYCIGDANGKMMLAHAASAQGVSVVEQVSGRDHVLNHLSIPAACFTHPEISMVGLTEPQAREKAVKEGFEISIAKTSFKANTKALAENEGEGLAKLIYRPDNGEIIGVHIFGLHAADLIHEASNAIALGMSIQDIKFAVHAHPTLSEVLDELFKAAKVTSHDHRPLSESVV
- the LOC129880918 gene encoding dihydrolipoyl dehydrogenase 1, chloroplastic-like isoform X2, producing the protein MHSSSILSPSNCSVLKRSHKNQLEKLCFAPLKNLRFCGLRNEIFALSFSKLKRCETQRVRNFLRKKVVSASVLAKNGNAPTSFDYDLVIIGAGVGGHGAALHAVEKGLKTAIIEGDVIGGTCVNRGCVPSKALLAVSGRMRELKNEHHLKALGIQVSGAAYDRQAVADHANNLASKIRNNLTNSLKALGVDILTGMGTIVGPQRVKYGKVGFSGSEVTARDIIIATGSVPFVPRGIEVDGKTVITSDHALKLEFVPEWIAIVGSGYIGLEFSDVYTALGSEVTFIEALDQLMPGFDPEISKLAQRILVNPRKIDYHTGVFATKITPAKDGRPVVIELTDAKTKEVKDTLEVDAALIATGRAPFTNGLGLENINVLTQRGFIPVDERMRVVDADGKLVPHLYCIGDANGKMMLAHAASAQGVSVVEQVSGRDHVLNHLSIPAACFTHPEISMVGLTEPQAREKAVKEGFEISIAKTSFKANTKALAENEGEGLAKLIYRPDNGEIIGVHIFGLHAADLIHEASNAIALGMSIQDIKFAVHAHPTLSEVLDELFKAAKLKELEKISTR